A window of Maledivibacter sp. genomic DNA:
TAAAATCTATTCTAAGCGTTCCAATATTATTAAGATAAAGGAATCCATTTCAAGGTTATTGTCTCCTATATTGTAGGGTGATAGTTCTATTTAATTTTTGATAGCTTCTATTTGAATTTTCATCATATAGGGATTTTAGTATGAACTTTAATTTATACTATGAAAACCCTATATAGATATTCCATTTAAACAGTTAATTTATACACATCAAAAATCCCTAGAAACATCGGATATTTTGAGATATATAAATTAAGTTTAACTTTGGGAAATCTATATAAAATATCCTTTTTGAGAGTTTGGCAAAACATTAACAAAATGTAATAAAAAAATCGACAAAAAAACAAGGAAATCGACATAAAACGTCAAAGTTAGTTATTAAGTACATAGGACTTATGAGGAGGATAATATATGTTGAAAAATTTGAAGTTACGTAAAAAAATTATTTTACTATTTATTGTAACAGGTCTTATTCCAGTCATAATCATGGGTTTTGTATCAATGAATGCATCAAAGAATAACATACGAAAGGAAATTTTTAAGGGAAATAATCTCTTTCTCAAGTCAACAGCTTCACAGCTTAATGCTTATTTTGACGAAAGAACAGGTGATGGAAGGGTACTAGCTTCATCAAAAAATATTTACAATATAATTAATACATATTCAGAGTCTGGAAAGGAATCAGAAGTCTGGAAGGAATCATATAATGATTTGCACACATTTTTAGCAACGGTAAAGGAATCATACAATTATGAGACTATATTTTTAACAAATGAAAATGGGAAGATTATCTTTTCCACTGATAAGTCCAATGAAGGAATTGATCTTTCAGAGAGAGATTATATTCAAGAAACATTGAATAATAAGCAGAATTGGTCACAACTATTTTATTCCGAAAACATCAAAACAAATGTTATTGTATTGTCTACTCCAGTATTTAAAAATGGGTCATCAGGAAAGCTTATAGGAACATTGAACTTCGTAATTACACAGCATATCATAGATGACATAGTTCATGATGGAGTTGAAATATTAGCAAAGATTGGAGATGCTTATCTAGTTAAAAGTGATGGTACTTTACTTACAAATACAAAGCTTGGAGATTTTACTGAAGATGCGGCTCTTAGGCAAAAAATAGAAACAAAAAGTGTATCTATGCTTTCTAAAGCCATTGAGGATAGAGATTTTCAATATTCTAATACCGATGAGTACAAGAATTATTTGAACAACAAAGTATTAGGTTCTGTTGGGGTAATCCAATTCGGAAGGGATGCAGTAGGACTGGTTATAGAAGTGGATAGTGCCGAAGTATTTGAGGATGCAAATTTTCTTCAAAAATCTTTAATTATTAGTATATTAGTTATTATTCTACTAGGTATACTACTGGTAGTATATCTCTCAGATTTAATTACAAAGCCTTTGATTAAAACCAATGATATGTTAAAGGATATAGCAAAGGGTGAAGGTGATCTAACTAAAGCCCTAGCGGTTAACTCTAATGATGAATTAGGAATACTTGCAAAGTGGTTTAATTTATTTATATCCAAAATAAGGGATGTAGTAATCCAGGTTATAAGTAATGCAGATGTATTGGCTGAGTCCTCTGAACAATTGGCCCTGGCAATGGAACAGTCAAACAAGGGTATGGAGGAAATTGCTAGAGAAATAACTGTTATATCAGATGGATTACAAAATAGTGCCAGTGTTATAGAAGAAGCAACGGCTAGTACTCAAGAGATTGCCAGCGGTTCTATGATAATCTCAGAGGAAGCAGAGAATGTTTTTGAAAAAAGTGAAGAGACTCTAAAGGCTGCAGAATTTGGTGGAGATAAATTAAGTGAGGTTGTTTCGGCAATAGATAGGGTTAAGCAATCCTCTGACAATATGTATTCTGTTATTAAAAATCTGAATGATTCATCTGTTCAAATAGGTGACATAGTAGCAATGATTACTAATATTTCAGAGCAAATAAACCTATTGGCCTTAAATGCGGCTATTGAGGCAGCAAGGGCGGGAGAACACGGAAGAGGCTTTGCCGTTGTTGCAGATGAAGTAAGAAAGCTAGCAGAAGAAAGTAAGGACTCAGCGCATAAGATCACTCAATTGATTAATGATATTAAAAGTCAGGCGGAAACTGCTGACAAATCAGTAAAAGAAGAGTATGAGATAGTAGAAATGAGCGTGAAAAAAGCAAAGGATACAAACCTACAATTTAAGAGGATTTTAGAATTGATGGAACAAATAACATCCAGAATAAAAAATATATCGGATTCATCGAGAAAGCAATCAGAAATTACTAAGGATATGACTAAAGCTATGGAGGAAATTTCTGTTACAACTCAAAATAATGCAAATGCTTCCCAGCAGATTAGTGCAGGTATAGAAGAACAAGTAAGTACCTTTGAGGAAATAGGTGCCAGTGCTGAAGAACTCAATAATATGGCAAATAACTTAAAAGAAGAGACAGATAAATTCAAAACAAAATAAATAAGCGAACCATATTGTATCAATACTTCTTTCCTTTAGTGTATATCATTTCTGGAGGGAAAATCTAATCAAAATCTCAAGGGTGTTATGCCCTTGAGATTTCCATTTGAAAAGCTAATATGAAGTGAGAAAATTATAAACCAAGATACATTGATTTTAATATATAAAACAATAGTGGAATGAAGATTGCGGGCAGCATATTTCCTACCTTTATTTTTTTTATTTCCAGCATGTTAAGTCCAAGTCCAAATATTAATAATCCACCAACTGCTGACATTTCCGTTATCACAAAATCCACTAAGAAGGGTTTCATAAATGACGCCGTAATAGTTATAAATCCTTGATATAAAAACACCGGTATAGCAGAAAATAATACCCCTATTCCTAGTGAAGATGTAAAAGCTATAGAAGAAATTCCATCTAATATGGATTTTGCAAAAAGGGTCTGGTGATTATTAGTAAGTCCGCTTTCTAAAGCACCTATAATGGCCATAGAACCTACACAATAGATTAAACTGGCATTAACAAATCCTTTAGATATACTATCACTAGTATTGGAAAATAATCTTCCAAAGGGTTTTTCTAAAAATTTCAATTTAACTTTGGCAAAAACCTCTATTTTTTCGATTTTATGCTCGATTATTTTTCCAAGGCCTTCAAGTCTATCCTCTATTCTTAAAAATTCTCCCAGTATACTGCCTATTGCAAGACTAAAAATTAAAAGCAGCATATTTTCAGTTTTTAAAGCATTCATTATACCTATTAGAATAACAGCTAGACTTATTGATTGCAGCACTGTTTTATTATATTTCTCAGGAATACCCCCTCTAAATATAAGCCCTACTGTACTTCCCATTATTATTGCAAAAACATTGACTATAGTACCTAGCACTGCTCTTCCTCCTCGATATTTGTTATAGCTTGGTCTTTCATAATTATAAATTTGCTATTTACCAATTATACTTTATAATAATATAAATAGATAGGGAATTAAAGAGAAATATTAAATTCTATGTATATAAATCACCTGCTAATCTATATTTACATTTTTATATTAATATAGGACATATGTCCTTTAAAGGAGTTCATTATAATGATAATCTATAGGTATAGAGCCAGAGGGTTATTAGATGGAGGATATTATGATGTATAAATCGTTTGCAGTTTTATCAGGAATATTAGTGGCTTTAATGGTAACTTGTAATGGTACTTTATCAAGTTACTTAGGGGACTATCCAGCGTTAACATTTATTCATGCACTGGGGTTTATAACAGTTATAGTTGTTTTAATCCTAAGAAAAGAAAGGGTTCCCGATCTAAAGGGCATACCTATTTACTTATTTACTGGGGGTGCTATAGGAGTATTTATGATATTCTCAAATAATGTTTGTTTTACTTATCTGGGAGTATCACTTACGGTAGCATTAGGTCTTTTGGGTCAATTAATCGCTTCTTGCTTTATAGATCATTTTGGCTTATTTGGCATGAAAATCAGTAAATTTCATAAAGAAAAAATAATTGGATTTATAGTAATATTAGTCGGTATAGTTTTTATGATTATATATTAGGGGGTGGAAACTTTGACCTATATAATATTGGCATTTTTAACAGGCTGTGCAGTAATCCTATCCTTGGTAATAAATTCAAAGCTGGCTGAAAAGATAGGTATATTTCAAGGATCATTAGTTAATTATACTGTGGGACTTCTATTTAGTACTTTAGTTTTAATATTTAATTATAGGCATATAAACATGGCAATTGAACTTTTTATAGATATACCTTTTTGGGTCTATTTAGGTGGATTTATTGGTGTGATAGTTTTATCAATTAATAATATAGTAATACCTAAAATCCCTACTATATATTCAACCCTACTTCTTTTTATTGGTCAGCTTTCAATGGGAATGTTAATTGACTTTGTCATAGGCAATACTATCTCAATGGGTAAAATAGCTGGTGGACTACTCATATTAAGTGGTATGCTATATAATTTCTATGTTGATAAGAAAGCCTCTGATAATATAATTATTGATGAATAGGACAAATTAATAAGGAAAACAATCAGAAACAAAGAGATAGGAGCTGCCAAAGCATGTTGGTAGCTCTTTACTTATATAAATTCTTGTCGGATTGAACGTTCTTTTTATTAATTTTCAAAATCCTACATCTATATATATAAAATATTTTAAATTTTATATGTATAAGTTGATATGGGGTTTAAATAGAATAATAATGTAAAGAATTAAAAAACGGTAGTAGTTATGGATTAAAAGAACCATAATAGGGTAAATGAAATATAAAATAATTAAAGGGGAGTTAAAAATGGAGCCTTCTATTAATGAAAGAGTCAGTGAAATGTTAAGGGAGCATAGGGATTTTTTTAGAACGGAGAAAACCAAGGATATAAACTTTAGACTAAAACAGCTTGAGATTTTAAGAGATTCAATCAAGGAAAATGAACGACAGTTGATTGAAGCTCTTCATAGTGATTTAAATAAATCAGAATATGAGGCATATTCATCGGAAATTGGTTTTTGTCTCGATAGCATTCGTTATATTATAAAACATTTAAGGTCTTGGGCAAGGACAAAAAAAGTAAGAACCCCCTATTTTCATGTAGGGACAAAGAGTTATATATATTCTGAGCCCTATGGAACTGTATTGATAATAGGGCCATTTAATTATCCATTCCAATTACTTATAGAGCCCCTCATAGGAGCTATGGCAGCAGGGAATTGTGTGGTTTTAAAGCCCTCTCAATATACTCCTCAGGTATCTGGATTAATAACTAAAATGATCAAGGAAAATTTTTCCCAGAACTATATAAGAATCGTGGAAGGTGGAAGGGAGATTACTTCGGCTTTAATCAATAAGCCCTTTGACTACATCTTCTTTACCGGTAGTGTTAATGTTGGTAAGATAGTAATGGAAGCAGCTGGTAAGAATCTAGTGCCAGTAACCCTTGAATTAGGGGGGAAAAGTCCCACTATAGTTGATAGGGAAGCAAATCTAAAGGCCGCCGCACAAAGAATTGCTTGGGGTAAGTTTTTAAATGCAGGGCAAACCTGTGTGGCGCCAGATTACATACTCGCCCACAGGGATATAAAGGAAAAGCTAATTAGTGAATTTAAAAGTATATTAAAGAATTTTTATGGGGATGATCCACTTCACAGTAATGATTACGGAAGAATAGTGAATAAAAAACAATTTCAAAGATTAGTACAGCTCATAGATGGAAAGAAGGTAGCAGTAGGAGGTAGATATGATGAAGAAAAGCTATATATTGAGCCTACTATTTTAGATAAGGTACAGTGGGATGACATTATTATGGAGGATGAGATCTTTGGACCGATTTTACCAATAATAGAATATGAAAGCCTAGATGATATAATAAAAACTATAAATGATCGTCCAAAGCCATTAGCCCTATATGTATTTTCTGAAAATAGTGATGTGGCTAAAAGGGTTATTGATGAGGTTTCCTTTGGTGGAGGATGTATAAATGATACCATATCCCATTTAGCATCTCCATATTTGCCCTTTGGTGGGGTAGGAACATCAGGCATAGGCAGCTATCATGGCAAAGGTAGCTTTGAAACATTTTCCCATAAAAAAAGTATCATGAAAAAGACCACGAAATTTAGTCTCGCCATGCTATACCCTCCCTATGATAAAAGAAAGGTCAATCTTTTGAGAAAGATATTTAAATAGAAAAGGGCTTTATGCCCTTTTCAGATTGTTGACAAAGTCAACAAGATGTCAGGCTGTTGAGAAATCCGAAGTTCGAGGCGTGCTGAAACCGAGAGGCCGTAGCGTATACAGACATACGTAAGGGTTCTTGGTTGAAGCAGCAACGAAGAAATTCGGGTTTGTCAACAGCCTGAAAAGGGCTTTATGCCCTTTTTGTGTTTATATATATTTCAAAAAGGTGTACAATGGGATTAAATAAAAAAACATAGATTGTGGGGGGAATGGATATGAAGGTATATATCAGTGCTGATATAGAGGGCATAACAGGGGTTACTACCTGGAGTGAAACGGAAAAGGGTAATGGTGATTACAATCCTTTTGTGAAGCAGATGGAGAAGGAAGTTTGCGCCGCATGTAGGGGTGCAGTGAATGCTGGTGCAGAGGAAATCTGGGTCAAGGATGCCCATGATAGCGGGAGAAACATTGATCCAGCTATTCTTCCAAGGAACGTAAAATTAATTAGGGGTTGGAGTGGTCATCCATTTTCCATGGTACAGGAGCTAGATGAATCCTTTGATGCCCTTATTTTTGTTGGCTATCATTCCTGTGGAGGTTCTAAACACAATCCATTATCCCATACAATGAACTGTGAAAATGTTAATTACATAAAGATAAACGATAGATACGCCAGCGAATTTTTACTTCACGCCTATGCGGCTGCAACGGTTAATGTTCCTGTAGTATTTGTAAGCGGAGATGAAGGCCTTTGTGATGAAATAAGTGAAGTAAATGAAAAGATAAGTACCCTTGCAGTTAAAAAGGGTATAGGTAACTCTACCATTAGTATCAATACCGACTTAGCTAATGAACTTACGGAGAAGAAAGTAAAAGAGGCATTAATGGGGAAGTTAGATTTATGTAATATAAAGCTTCCAGATAGCTTCAAGGTTGAGATTTCATACGCAAACCATATTAGGGCATATAAAGCTTCCTTTTATCCTGGAATGAAGCAGATATCACCTACAAATGTGTTATTTGAGACAAATGACTATTTTGAAGTTTTACGAATGATATCATTTGTGGTTTAAGCTTGATTTTGTGTCAACTTCATTGATTTGGATGGGAAAAGTTAATACAATAATTGAAAAGGATAAAAAATCTGTAGTTGAGTACAATAGCTACAGATTTTTTTGTTCTCAATATTTTTTATTTATTACTAATATACTCATCCAATGCCTTAGACAACTGATCAGGGCAAGATGTAGACTTAAACCCACACGTTATACCACGAAGTTTTTTGATTACTTCATGGATATTCATTCCTTCAATTAACTGACCGATTCCCTTAAGATTTCCTGGGCATCCCGAATAAAATACTACATTCTTTACTAAATCATTTTCAACGGTAAAAGTAATTTTTTTTGAACAAACTCCTTGTGGAATGTATGAATTCATTTTTATCCCCTTTTCTAGTATAGATATTTTGTAAATCCCAATATTATATAGTTTAGTATTATATTAATGACTAAAGAAAAGCTTGTCAAGTTAGATTATTATTTATTTAATATTGCTATTAGCTGTTTTACAGTAATAAAACCTATACCTTTCTCCGATAGTAATGGGTAAGCTGACTTGATGGCCTGGGCAGTGGCTTTTCCACCTTCAACTCCCACATGGCCAATTCCTATGGCATATCCTCTTTTTAAAGCTATATCACCTAGCTTTAGTATCTGTTTTCTAATATGGGCAGTATCCTTAGTGCCATCTAAGAACACATCTCTGGTAAGGCATGGAACCTCTAGGATCTCAGCTGTTTCGGAGATCACTGACTTAGGTGAAGTTTTGCTATCCACAAAAAATAAATTTTTATCCTTTGCTACTTCTAATATAGCTTTCATTATTCTTTTATCTTGTGTGGCCTTAGAACCCATATGATTATTTATACCCGTTGCATATTTTATTTCCTTTAGCCCATCATATACGATGGATTTTACTTCTTCATTAGATAGATCACAGGTAATTCCCCTTGGTCCCAGCCATTCTTTTTTTCCAACATTGGGTTCCATGGCAAGATGCATGATGACTTCTAGATTGGCATTATATGCAGCCTCGGCATCCGATGAGCTATAGGGCATAAATGGCATTACCGCCGCGGTAATAGGAATATTTAAATCCATCATTTCATCTGTGCCGTCTCCATGATTGCCAAAATCATCGATTATTAATACTATATAGCCTTTAGAATTTAAATCGGTTTTGATGCTTGAGGCCTTATTAAAGAATATTTGAAACATAATTAGTAAAAAAAAGATGGACAATATTATTAATAAAAGTTTAAACAATTTCTTCCTAGTAATAATTATCCACATAATATACACTTCCCTCACATTAGTTATTTAATATATAAGTATATAATTCTCCATATATTATGCTTAATTTAATATAAGATTGTAGAAAGCCTTTAGTTGGTGTATTATGTTATAGTCATGCTACACTAAAATTTATTAATGTTTAAAGTAGCACTGCTATAGGGATTCTAGTCAAAACTTTAATTTAGAACTCTCTATATAAGGAAAATATCTCTATGAAAAGGTGGTATTAATTTATGACACTTAACAAAGGAAACCTGTGTATACATAGTGATTTTGAAATAAGAGTAGTAAGAGAGGATGGGAATGATATTGACTTATTTATCCCCATTGGAGATAGAACCTTAAATTTGTATCTAGGGGAGGATATAGAAGCTATAAATTCTAGATTGCAATTTTCTATAGTTAAGAACTTGATATTTAGGTTTAGTATGGATAAGGACAATAATACATCAACTATTCATATGCTTAGGAGCATAGATTTGTATTCATCAATTGTAAATTTTGAAATAGACTATAGTAAGCGTATGATTGAGATAAAGGATAAGGAGTACTTTGTGGAAATGAGGATAAAGGATAAGCAAAACTGTTGATAAACTTATAAATATTACAGGTTTATCAACAGTTTGTTTCATTCATGTTAAAAATTCTAAAATTTAAACTATTTATAATGAAAAAATCATATAATTATAATAACATAAATAATAACATAAATTTTATTTTGACTTGAGGGGGTATTTTATGTTAAATGGTAAGAAAATCAGAGAAATTAGAAGAACCTTAGGGTATACTGCTCGGGATGTAGAGATTCTTACAAAGGACACCAAATATGGAGCCTCAATTTCAAAATCATATCTAGAGGAGTTAGAAAGAGGTGACAAGAAAAATCCAAGCTTTCAAAAGATAGAAGTCTTAGCAAATGTATTATGCTGTAAACTAGATGATTTAGTGTTAAGGGCGGAAGCTTAATAGATAACGATATAGTAAATACAGAACGGTTCTATGCCGTTCTTTTTTAGTTCCTACTATATAGAAATAGGAAAAAAATAGATAAATATGTTGAATTATATAGTATTTATAAGGTAAAATAATTATTAGAGCAAATTGCATAATTACTTTCTATAAAAACCATCTACTATATGTAGTTTTAAAATCCTTAAAGCTATACCATCAAATATGCTTATATCTTAAGTAATCAAATTAAGGATGATATTCGCATATGCAATTGTGCCAAGTAAGAGTTATACAATTTTCTAATTAAATAACAATCAAATAACAAATAAGAGGTGTCATATGGTTAGAACGATTATGTGGATTATCTATTTTATTTATCGAATACTGGTTATAACGCCATATTTGATAACTCTCAAGTCCCTTGATAAACAAGATAGAATAGATGAGAGGGATGAGCTTGCTTATGATATATCTAGAAAGTGGGGCTATAATTTAATTAAAGCAAGTGGCTCTAAAATAAAAGTTATAGGACAAGAAAACATACCAAAGGATCAAGCAGTACTTTTTGTTAGTAATCATCAAAGCTATTTGGATATACCTGTATTACTTGGATATATTGATAAGCCAAAATCATTTATAGCTAAGGCAGAACTAAGCAAATATCCTTTATTTAGTACATGGATGAAGGCTATGAGATGCATCTTTATTGATAGAAGCGATGTTAGACAATCATTGAGGGCCATAAAAGAGGGTATAAAGCTTTTGAAGAACGGATATTCCTTAGTAATTTTTCCAGAGGGAACTAGAAGTAAGGATGGTAACCTAATGGAATTTAAGCAAGGCAGTTTGAAATTAGCAACTAAATCTGGAGTTCCCATAATGCCAGTTACCATTAATGGAACTAAGGACATAATGACAAGGGGAACACTATTCATTAAACCTACTGATGTTGAAATCATAATTTCAAAGCCAATATTTATGGATGAAGAAACAGCCAAGGATTCCAAGGCTTTAAATGAAAGGGTAAGAAATATTATAAGTGAAAATTTGAACACTACTCCATAATGGAATAGTGTTTTTTAAATGGACAAAGGGACTTTTTTCCCTTTTACCTAATTACATTGATGCCGAGGATACACCTTAATCGAAGAAAAGACGATAGTTCCATAGTAGAACTATCGTTTCGGATTGTAAACTCCTGGATAAGTAGGAGTTTTTATAATATGTTAAATTAGTCTTTAGGATACTTGTATTGTGGATCAAGCCAACATATCCTACAAAAACCACGCTTAGTAATCAGATTAGAGAATGTCCTGTATTTCTACCACTTTAAGATATATTATATTAGCATTGTCTAAAATACGGTAGTTTGTTAAACAATAGTAATAGTCTCGTTGCCTAATAAAAAATGAAAGTGCAATCATTAAATCCACGATGATGCAAAATATATGTTGTACTTTTTATTTTATTTATCTATTTTTTTTTCTAATTCTATATCTTGTTCCCAGTTTTCATTTCCGCCAGTATCCAATATAAACTTGCTCCACAACTTTCCTGTTTTAGTATCTAATATTACCTGATTATATGTATTAGCTTTATAATATTGATATCTACCAATAGTATTTTTTTCATTATTAGATGATATATATATTATATTTTTTATTAAATATATAATATATATATTAGTTATTATTATACAAATAATTAAAATAAAATTAATATATTGAATATATCTTTTCATAAAATTCTAATTAACATTCTTATCTATAGAATACTCTATGCATTTAGGGCTTTTTACATTATCAACATATTCATTTCCACCATATACAGTTGTAGTTTTACCTGTATCTATATTACCATTATATATTCTATATACGTCCCATTTCTTAACTTCGATATTATATAAATCATAATTAACACAACCATAAAAATACCTTGTATTACACGATGAACTTTCACTTGGTCCACTAAAAGTTTCACCTCT
This region includes:
- a CDS encoding aldehyde dehydrogenase, with amino-acid sequence MEPSINERVSEMLREHRDFFRTEKTKDINFRLKQLEILRDSIKENERQLIEALHSDLNKSEYEAYSSEIGFCLDSIRYIIKHLRSWARTKKVRTPYFHVGTKSYIYSEPYGTVLIIGPFNYPFQLLIEPLIGAMAAGNCVVLKPSQYTPQVSGLITKMIKENFSQNYIRIVEGGREITSALINKPFDYIFFTGSVNVGKIVMEAAGKNLVPVTLELGGKSPTIVDREANLKAAAQRIAWGKFLNAGQTCVAPDYILAHRDIKEKLISEFKSILKNFYGDDPLHSNDYGRIVNKKQFQRLVQLIDGKKVAVGGRYDEEKLYIEPTILDKVQWDDIIMEDEIFGPILPIIEYESLDDIIKTINDRPKPLALYVFSENSDVAKRVIDEVSFGGGCINDTISHLASPYLPFGGVGTSGIGSYHGKGSFETFSHKKSIMKKTTKFSLAMLYPPYDKRKVNLLRKIFK
- a CDS encoding DUF554 domain-containing protein — protein: MLGTIVNVFAIIMGSTVGLIFRGGIPEKYNKTVLQSISLAVILIGIMNALKTENMLLLIFSLAIGSILGEFLRIEDRLEGLGKIIEHKIEKIEVFAKVKLKFLEKPFGRLFSNTSDSISKGFVNASLIYCVGSMAIIGALESGLTNNHQTLFAKSILDGISSIAFTSSLGIGVLFSAIPVFLYQGFITITASFMKPFLVDFVITEMSAVGGLLIFGLGLNMLEIKKIKVGNMLPAIFIPLLFYILKSMYLGL
- a CDS encoding 1-acyl-sn-glycerol-3-phosphate acyltransferase, which gives rise to MVRTIMWIIYFIYRILVITPYLITLKSLDKQDRIDERDELAYDISRKWGYNLIKASGSKIKVIGQENIPKDQAVLFVSNHQSYLDIPVLLGYIDKPKSFIAKAELSKYPLFSTWMKAMRCIFIDRSDVRQSLRAIKEGIKLLKNGYSLVIFPEGTRSKDGNLMEFKQGSLKLATKSGVPIMPVTINGTKDIMTRGTLFIKPTDVEIIISKPIFMDEETAKDSKALNERVRNIISENLNTTP
- a CDS encoding helix-turn-helix domain-containing protein, with the protein product MLNGKKIREIRRTLGYTARDVEILTKDTKYGASISKSYLEELERGDKKNPSFQKIEVLANVLCCKLDDLVLRAEA
- a CDS encoding M55 family metallopeptidase, whose product is MKVYISADIEGITGVTTWSETEKGNGDYNPFVKQMEKEVCAACRGAVNAGAEEIWVKDAHDSGRNIDPAILPRNVKLIRGWSGHPFSMVQELDESFDALIFVGYHSCGGSKHNPLSHTMNCENVNYIKINDRYASEFLLHAYAAATVNVPVVFVSGDEGLCDEISEVNEKISTLAVKKGIGNSTISINTDLANELTEKKVKEALMGKLDLCNIKLPDSFKVEISYANHIRAYKASFYPGMKQISPTNVLFETNDYFEVLRMISFVV
- a CDS encoding DMT family transporter, which gives rise to MMYKSFAVLSGILVALMVTCNGTLSSYLGDYPALTFIHALGFITVIVVLILRKERVPDLKGIPIYLFTGGAIGVFMIFSNNVCFTYLGVSLTVALGLLGQLIASCFIDHFGLFGMKISKFHKEKIIGFIVILVGIVFMIIY
- a CDS encoding TIGR03905 family TSCPD domain-containing protein — protein: MNSYIPQGVCSKKITFTVENDLVKNVVFYSGCPGNLKGIGQLIEGMNIHEVIKKLRGITCGFKSTSCPDQLSKALDEYISNK
- a CDS encoding divergent polysaccharide deacetylase family protein; this translates as MWIIITRKKLFKLLLIILSIFFLLIMFQIFFNKASSIKTDLNSKGYIVLIIDDFGNHGDGTDEMMDLNIPITAAVMPFMPYSSSDAEAAYNANLEVIMHLAMEPNVGKKEWLGPRGITCDLSNEEVKSIVYDGLKEIKYATGINNHMGSKATQDKRIMKAILEVAKDKNLFFVDSKTSPKSVISETAEILEVPCLTRDVFLDGTKDTAHIRKQILKLGDIALKRGYAIGIGHVGVEGGKATAQAIKSAYPLLSEKGIGFITVKQLIAILNK
- a CDS encoding DMT family transporter, producing the protein MTYIILAFLTGCAVILSLVINSKLAEKIGIFQGSLVNYTVGLLFSTLVLIFNYRHINMAIELFIDIPFWVYLGGFIGVIVLSINNIVIPKIPTIYSTLLLFIGQLSMGMLIDFVIGNTISMGKIAGGLLILSGMLYNFYVDKKASDNIIIDE
- a CDS encoding methyl-accepting chemotaxis protein; this encodes MLKNLKLRKKIILLFIVTGLIPVIIMGFVSMNASKNNIRKEIFKGNNLFLKSTASQLNAYFDERTGDGRVLASSKNIYNIINTYSESGKESEVWKESYNDLHTFLATVKESYNYETIFLTNENGKIIFSTDKSNEGIDLSERDYIQETLNNKQNWSQLFYSENIKTNVIVLSTPVFKNGSSGKLIGTLNFVITQHIIDDIVHDGVEILAKIGDAYLVKSDGTLLTNTKLGDFTEDAALRQKIETKSVSMLSKAIEDRDFQYSNTDEYKNYLNNKVLGSVGVIQFGRDAVGLVIEVDSAEVFEDANFLQKSLIISILVIILLGILLVVYLSDLITKPLIKTNDMLKDIAKGEGDLTKALAVNSNDELGILAKWFNLFISKIRDVVIQVISNADVLAESSEQLALAMEQSNKGMEEIAREITVISDGLQNSASVIEEATASTQEIASGSMIISEEAENVFEKSEETLKAAEFGGDKLSEVVSAIDRVKQSSDNMYSVIKNLNDSSVQIGDIVAMITNISEQINLLALNAAIEAARAGEHGRGFAVVADEVRKLAEESKDSAHKITQLINDIKSQAETADKSVKEEYEIVEMSVKKAKDTNLQFKRILELMEQITSRIKNISDSSRKQSEITKDMTKAMEEISVTTQNNANASQQISAGIEEQVSTFEEIGASAEELNNMANNLKEETDKFKTK